The following is a genomic window from Campylobacter lari subsp. lari.
ATATTCAAGCTATATTAAGTGATGCTTATGAAATTCATGGTGATCGTACTTTTAGAGATGATCCTGCTATTGTGTGTTATGCAGGCTATATAGGTGGTAAAAAAGTTATTGTTATAGGTGAGCAAAAAGGTAGAGGTACTAAAGATAAGCTTCATAGAAATTTTGGTATGCCTCATCCTGAAGGTTATAGAAAAGCTCTAAGAGTAGCAAAAATGGCTGAAAAATTTGACATACCGGTATTATTTTTAGTAGATACTCCAGGTGCTTACCCAGGAGTAGGTGCTGAAGAGCGTGGTCAAAGTGAGGCTATAGCTAGAAATTTATATGAGTTAAGCGCCCTTAAAACAATCACTATAGCAGTAGTTATAGGTGAAGGTGGAAGTGGTGGTGCTTTAGCCATAGGAGTAGCTGATAAACTTGCTATGATGAAAAATTCAGTTTTCTCTGTGATTTCACCTGAGGGTTGTGCTGCTATTTTATGGAATGATCCATCAAAAAGTGAAGCTGCTACTAAGGCGATGAAAGTAACTGCTGATGATTTAAAAACCCAAGGTTTAATAGATGATGTTATCGAAGAACCAATGAGTGGAGCTCATAGAGATAAAGAAAATGCGATTAAAAATTTGAGTGATTATGTCTTAAAAGCTATAGAAGAGTTAGAACAATACGATAAACGCGAATTAGCTGCATTAAGAATGCAAAAAATCTTTAAATTTGGAGCTTTTGCTGAATGATTTGCATTTTTATGCAAATTTCAACTTTTTTTAAAAAAACTATTGTATAATTACAACTTCAATTCAGTGGTTGGATAGCTCAGTCGGTAGAGCAGCAGACTGAAAATCTGCGTGTCGGCAGTTCGATTCTGCCTCTAACCACCATCTTCATTTTCTATTATAAAAATCATCTAATTCTTGAAGTTCATTTTCACTAAATCCTGCTTGTATTCTAGCTGTTTTATTATATACTTTTCCTAAAAGATTAAATTCTTTATATTTAGCGCAAAGATCAAGGTAATCATCATTTTCATTTTTTGCATAATTCCACCAAAAATCTCCTTTATTTACATGTTTAATCTCATCATTTAATATAATGGTAAAAATTTCACCAAATAAACTTTTTATAGGATGATTAGTTGTGTTTAATTTTTCTAAGACAAAAGGATTGGCAT
Proteins encoded in this region:
- a CDS encoding acetyl-CoA carboxylase carboxyltransferase subunit alpha, whose translation is MASYLDFEKNIQQIDEDLANAKIKGDDEAVKILEKNLEKETQKVYKNLSDYQRLQLARHPDRPYALDYIQAILSDAYEIHGDRTFRDDPAIVCYAGYIGGKKVIVIGEQKGRGTKDKLHRNFGMPHPEGYRKALRVAKMAEKFDIPVLFLVDTPGAYPGVGAEERGQSEAIARNLYELSALKTITIAVVIGEGGSGGALAIGVADKLAMMKNSVFSVISPEGCAAILWNDPSKSEAATKAMKVTADDLKTQGLIDDVIEEPMSGAHRDKENAIKNLSDYVLKAIEELEQYDKRELAALRMQKIFKFGAFAE